A portion of the Bacillus sp. 2205SS5-2 genome contains these proteins:
- a CDS encoding MDR family MFS transporter has product MPRALWLLVMGMMVNVTGASFLWPLNTIYIHDYLGKSLAMAGLVLMMNAGASVLGNLIGGSLFDKIGGFRSIMTGIGITLISLVGLNFWHEWPYYVFFLMWIGFGSGIVFPSIYAMAGSVWKEGGRKAFNAIYVAQNAGVAIGAALGGFVAGYSFDYIFLANLGMYVLFFSIAFFGYRNIGVGASQQTNVLKEKKKVINKAKFTALILVCGAYLLCWVGYVQWQTTIATYTQDINISLKQYSLLWTINGTLIVFGQPLIRPLIKKFDQNLKGQIILGISIFIVSFVVAGNASAFKGFVAAMVIITIGEMLVWPAVPTIANQLAPKGREGFYQGIVNSTATGGRMIGPLLGGVMVDLYGMSILFFALIGLLAMAIVLTTFHDRLLKREESLTLSRV; this is encoded by the coding sequence ATGCCGAGAGCATTATGGCTACTTGTGATGGGAATGATGGTTAATGTCACGGGGGCCTCTTTTTTATGGCCTTTGAATACAATTTATATCCACGACTATTTAGGGAAATCCCTAGCAATGGCTGGCTTGGTACTTATGATGAATGCTGGTGCAAGTGTGCTAGGTAATTTAATAGGTGGGAGTTTATTTGATAAAATCGGTGGTTTTCGATCCATCATGACTGGAATCGGAATTACGTTAATTTCCTTAGTGGGACTTAATTTCTGGCATGAATGGCCATATTATGTTTTCTTTTTAATGTGGATAGGATTTGGCTCAGGAATTGTCTTTCCATCTATTTATGCGATGGCAGGATCAGTTTGGAAGGAAGGTGGTCGAAAAGCCTTTAATGCAATATATGTCGCTCAAAATGCCGGAGTTGCTATAGGAGCTGCCCTAGGCGGATTTGTAGCAGGTTATTCCTTTGATTATATCTTTTTGGCTAATTTAGGGATGTATGTTTTATTTTTCAGTATTGCTTTCTTTGGCTACCGGAACATAGGTGTCGGGGCTTCTCAACAAACAAATGTCCTGAAAGAAAAGAAAAAAGTAATCAATAAAGCAAAATTTACTGCGTTAATCTTAGTCTGTGGGGCCTATTTATTATGCTGGGTCGGTTATGTTCAGTGGCAAACGACTATTGCCACTTATACACAGGATATTAACATTTCCCTGAAACAATATAGTTTACTTTGGACAATAAATGGGACGCTGATCGTGTTTGGCCAACCGCTTATTCGCCCACTGATAAAGAAGTTCGATCAAAATTTAAAGGGACAAATTATTTTAGGTATATCAATCTTCATAGTGTCCTTTGTGGTGGCTGGAAACGCGAGTGCCTTTAAAGGATTTGTGGCAGCAATGGTGATTATTACTATAGGTGAAATGCTGGTGTGGCCAGCTGTACCAACAATAGCAAATCAGCTAGCACCGAAAGGAAGAGAAGGCTTTTATCAAGGGATTGTGAACTCAACAGCAACAGGTGGAAGAATGATCGGTCCACTTTTAGGTGGTGTCATGGTCGACCTCTATGGAATGTCGATATTATTCTTTGCTTTAATTGGACTATTAGCGATGGCCATCGTGTTAACCACTTTTCATGACCGACTCTTAAAAAGGGAAGAAAGTCTAACCTTATCGCGTGTTTAA
- a CDS encoding glycogen biosynthesis protein GlgD, with translation MVQPRSKQNNPEQKTRDTSRNLETEFGAEYNPVKASKQKYEKKQSQAVISKQHCEKSD, from the coding sequence ATGGTACAACCCCGATCGAAGCAAAATAACCCAGAACAGAAAACACGAGATACCAGTCGGAATTTAGAAACAGAATTCGGTGCCGAGTATAATCCGGTAAAAGCTTCCAAGCAAAAGTACGAAAAGAAACAGAGTCAAGCTGTTATATCCAAACAACATTGTGAAAAATCAGATTAG
- a CDS encoding YtzC family protein yields the protein MATRESVEACLHQCADAIRCAQEQYTTGAKQAHYHDEEYSHALQGLESASIELERINASANHQQQEQLHRMRLQVQQLQNEMILLNHDH from the coding sequence ATGGCAACAAGAGAATCGGTTGAGGCTTGTTTGCATCAATGTGCAGATGCCATTCGGTGTGCTCAAGAGCAATACACAACTGGTGCAAAACAAGCCCATTATCATGATGAGGAATACAGCCATGCGCTTCAAGGATTGGAGAGTGCATCGATTGAGTTAGAAAGGATTAACGCTAGTGCGAACCATCAACAACAAGAGCAATTGCATCGGATGCGTCTTCAGGTACAACAACTACAAAATGAAATGATCTTATTAAATCACGATCACTAG
- a CDS encoding TIGR01212 family radical SAM protein (This family includes YhcC from E. coli K-12, an uncharacterized radical SAM protein.): protein MHQTNPFIYATDDKRYHTWNYHLRNEFGHKVFKIALDGGFDCPNRDGTVAHGGCTFCSAAGSGDFAGDRVDPLSVQFNDIRSKMLSKWKDGKCIAYFQAYTNTHAPVDVLREKFEEVLQQEDVVGLSIATRPDCLPDDVVDYLAELNQRTYLWVELGLQTVHERTALLINRAHDLDCYIEGVNKLRKHGIRICSHIINGLPLESPEMMMESAKIVANLDVQGIKIHLLHLLKGTPMVKQYEKGLLEFLTFENYVSLVCDQLEILPPEMIVHRITGDGPIDLMVGPMWSLNKWEVLNSIDAELKRRDSWQGKFYTPVEVTIK from the coding sequence TTGCATCAGACAAACCCATTTATTTACGCTACAGATGACAAACGATATCATACATGGAATTATCATTTACGGAATGAGTTTGGGCATAAGGTGTTTAAAATCGCTTTAGATGGAGGCTTTGATTGTCCCAACCGTGATGGCACAGTCGCCCACGGCGGATGCACTTTTTGTTCAGCAGCAGGCTCAGGAGACTTCGCGGGAGATCGTGTCGATCCCCTTTCCGTTCAATTTAACGACATCAGAAGCAAAATGCTCAGCAAGTGGAAAGACGGAAAGTGTATCGCTTATTTTCAGGCGTACACAAATACCCACGCCCCTGTAGACGTACTCCGTGAAAAATTTGAAGAGGTTTTACAACAGGAGGATGTCGTAGGTTTATCCATCGCCACCCGTCCAGATTGTTTACCTGACGATGTTGTGGATTATTTGGCGGAATTAAACCAACGTACGTATTTATGGGTCGAATTAGGCTTACAAACTGTTCATGAACGAACCGCTCTTCTCATTAATCGTGCTCATGATTTAGATTGCTACATCGAAGGCGTGAACAAACTTCGTAAACATGGCATTCGAATTTGCTCTCATATTATTAATGGACTTCCTTTAGAGAGTCCTGAAATGATGATGGAAAGTGCAAAAATCGTAGCCAACCTTGATGTTCAAGGAATAAAGATTCATTTGCTACATCTCTTAAAAGGAACACCGATGGTCAAACAATATGAAAAAGGACTGCTTGAATTCCTTACATTTGAAAACTATGTAAGCTTAGTCTGTGATCAACTAGAAATTCTTCCTCCCGAAATGATTGTGCACCGAATAACGGGGGATGGCCCGATTGACTTAATGGTGGGGCCGATGTGGAGTCTCAATAAATGGGAGGTCCTCAACTCGATCGACGCTGAACTAAAACGAAGAGATAGTTGGCAAGGGAAATTTTATACGCCCGTTGAGGTGACTATCAAATGA
- a CDS encoding class I SAM-dependent methyltransferase → MKLERILPFGHNLLEKAAGNGDVVIDATMGNGHDTLFLAKLVGIEGRVYSFDIQEQALLKTKALLETNALSHHVTLFRTGHENIKTMIPETVAGKVRAAIFNLGYLPGGDKNVVTGEKTTIAAIEALLDLLAPEGIIVLVIYHGHDEGKIERDALLAYTQNIDQQKAYVLQYQFTNVQNSPPFIIAIEKRK, encoded by the coding sequence ATGAAACTAGAAAGAATCCTTCCTTTCGGGCACAACTTACTCGAAAAAGCGGCTGGAAACGGTGATGTAGTCATAGATGCCACGATGGGCAATGGCCATGATACATTATTTTTGGCAAAACTGGTAGGGATTGAGGGACGGGTTTATAGTTTTGATATTCAAGAACAAGCACTGCTGAAAACCAAAGCCTTACTAGAAACAAATGCCCTCTCCCACCACGTTACATTATTCAGAACGGGACATGAAAATATAAAAACCATGATACCAGAAACGGTTGCAGGAAAAGTACGAGCAGCAATCTTTAACCTAGGGTACCTTCCAGGCGGAGACAAAAATGTTGTCACCGGCGAAAAGACCACCATAGCAGCGATTGAAGCCTTGCTTGATCTATTAGCACCTGAGGGAATCATTGTTCTGGTCATTTATCACGGTCATGATGAAGGAAAAATAGAACGAGATGCCCTTTTAGCTTATACCCAAAACATTGATCAACAGAAAGCATATGTGCTTCAATACCAATTTACAAATGTTCAAAACTCCCCGCCATTTATTATTGCGATTGAAAAAAGAAAATAA
- a CDS encoding LLM class flavin-dependent oxidoreductase, with amino-acid sequence MELKLSVLDQTPIAEGLTATEALKQTEELIQHVEKLGYQRFWVSEHHDTTTLGGSSPEVLIAHLAAKTYRIKVGSGGVMLPHYSAYKVAENFKVLEGLNPGRIDLGLGRAPGGMPRATLALNNGGRSDIREFPNQIKELQYYLTDSLPKDHPYYGLKATPIIPTSPELWLLGSSPSSAMLAAEKGLPYTFAQFINGEGGPQFMRHYQTSFQPSERLKEPKGMVAVFVICAETDEEAERVASSLDLSILMIEQGMVSKGTPSPEHAVAYVYSPYERMRMEENRKRMVVGGPQKVKQQLLRIATEYETDEVMVVTITHDFQDKLTSFELLAKELL; translated from the coding sequence ATGGAATTAAAATTAAGTGTTCTAGATCAAACGCCGATTGCGGAAGGACTTACCGCTACAGAGGCTTTAAAACAAACGGAAGAGTTAATTCAGCATGTGGAAAAGCTAGGATATCAACGGTTTTGGGTGTCAGAACATCATGATACGACGACATTAGGTGGTTCATCGCCAGAAGTGTTAATTGCTCATCTGGCGGCTAAAACATATCGGATTAAAGTAGGTTCAGGCGGTGTGATGCTTCCACATTATAGCGCATATAAAGTAGCTGAAAACTTTAAAGTGTTAGAGGGATTGAATCCGGGTCGAATTGACCTGGGCTTAGGGAGAGCACCTGGTGGAATGCCACGAGCCACCTTGGCGTTAAATAATGGAGGCCGTAGTGACATAAGAGAATTCCCAAATCAAATTAAAGAATTACAGTATTACTTGACCGATTCTTTACCTAAGGATCATCCTTATTATGGATTAAAAGCCACCCCTATCATTCCAACGTCACCTGAGCTTTGGCTGTTAGGATCAAGTCCTTCAAGTGCGATGCTGGCAGCTGAAAAAGGATTACCTTATACATTTGCTCAGTTTATCAACGGGGAGGGCGGCCCTCAATTTATGCGCCATTATCAAACAAGTTTCCAACCAAGTGAAAGACTAAAGGAACCCAAAGGAATGGTTGCGGTTTTTGTTATTTGTGCAGAAACCGATGAAGAGGCTGAGAGAGTCGCTTCGAGTTTGGATTTATCTATTTTAATGATTGAACAAGGAATGGTTTCAAAAGGAACACCATCCCCTGAACATGCAGTGGCTTATGTCTACTCCCCATACGAACGCATGAGAATGGAAGAAAATCGTAAGCGGATGGTGGTAGGTGGACCACAAAAAGTCAAACAACAACTCCTTAGGATCGCAACAGAGTATGAAACAGATGAAGTAATGGTTGTGACCATTACACACGACTTTCAAGATAAATTAACTTCTTTTGAGTTACTAGCAAAGGAATTGTTGTAA
- a CDS encoding immune inhibitor A domain-containing protein, producing the protein MNAAMVAALSLGAFTLPASTNAMNLVETKIQASKSVAKEHSHSVGGPVDLALANEERLMEMLKKSGKLSKNATGAEAEAAVKSYLKNVAENAKQMQEEGELHEQELKLSEQMKDKLQGNSFTNGKGNKLGQAKKNTPAGLVEENYDGEVRSDEVLVLLVEFPDFKANDIHPEDTDMYYGDYMKEHYQEMVFGDNGYEGPNGETLISMKQYYEQQSGGAYTVNGKVAGWYEAKHEAAYYGAPKGQSNDTDARSLVREALEAAAADPSVDLSDYDQEDRYDLDGDGNYREADGLVDHLMVVHSSVGQEAGGGQLGEDAIWSHRWNLGDVYGLDGTEATVPYWGGEMAAYDYTIEPADGAAGVFAHEYGHDLGLPDEYDTQYTGEGEPVSYWSIMSSGSWAGKIPGTEPTGFSAWSKEFLQTAHGGNWLQAGEVDLADLDSKGLEVLLDEGATKGTNLDALRVNLPQKELIINTPASGSTEYHSGSGNDLNHYLQTNVDLTNAANGELNFKAWYQIEKDWDYGSVMVNDGSGWVSIPGNITTTENEFDQNPGHGITGSSNGWVDASFDLSAYAGKEIQVGINYWTDGFVAEPGLYVDDVQVVIDGSEVLFDDAEGEAQMDLDGFTKTDGKLYSDHYYLLEWRTHNGVDEGLAHIKRGNSIMEFNEGLIVWYVDDSYDNNWTGAHPGDGFLGVVDADQKAQYWSDGSLGASRYQVHDAAFSLNKSNKMFIDYKDLLGTTMKDNYTKRNPLFNDSNNYLNTELPDAGRNIPNYGVKFRVTGESTDGKVGKVLLFK; encoded by the coding sequence ATGAACGCGGCGATGGTAGCAGCCTTATCATTGGGGGCTTTCACTCTTCCTGCGTCAACCAATGCCATGAATTTAGTAGAGACAAAGATTCAGGCATCAAAGTCTGTTGCAAAAGAACATAGTCACTCGGTTGGAGGTCCTGTAGATTTAGCTCTAGCGAATGAAGAAAGATTAATGGAAATGCTTAAAAAAAGCGGTAAGCTTTCCAAAAACGCGACTGGAGCGGAAGCAGAGGCTGCCGTAAAAAGCTACTTGAAAAATGTAGCTGAGAACGCGAAGCAAATGCAAGAAGAGGGCGAATTACACGAACAAGAGTTAAAACTAAGTGAACAAATGAAAGACAAGCTCCAAGGAAATTCTTTTACCAATGGCAAAGGAAATAAACTTGGACAAGCTAAAAAGAACACTCCTGCAGGACTAGTTGAAGAAAATTACGATGGGGAAGTACGATCAGACGAAGTTTTAGTGTTATTAGTAGAATTCCCTGATTTTAAAGCAAATGATATTCACCCTGAAGACACAGATATGTACTACGGAGATTATATGAAAGAACATTATCAAGAGATGGTCTTCGGAGATAATGGGTATGAAGGACCGAATGGTGAAACATTAATTTCCATGAAGCAATATTATGAACAACAATCAGGTGGAGCTTATACCGTCAATGGAAAAGTAGCCGGCTGGTATGAAGCGAAGCATGAGGCAGCATATTATGGCGCACCAAAGGGCCAAAGCAATGATACGGATGCTCGTTCTCTTGTAAGAGAAGCACTTGAAGCAGCCGCAGCTGATCCAAGTGTGGATTTATCGGATTATGACCAAGAGGACCGGTATGATTTAGATGGTGATGGAAACTATCGTGAAGCAGATGGATTAGTGGACCATTTAATGGTAGTTCATTCATCGGTTGGACAAGAAGCGGGTGGAGGTCAACTTGGAGAAGATGCCATCTGGTCCCATCGTTGGAATCTAGGCGATGTGTATGGTTTAGACGGTACGGAAGCAACAGTGCCCTATTGGGGTGGGGAAATGGCTGCATATGATTATACCATCGAACCAGCAGATGGAGCAGCTGGGGTTTTCGCTCATGAATATGGTCATGACTTAGGTTTACCAGATGAATATGACACACAGTATACTGGAGAAGGCGAGCCCGTTTCCTATTGGTCGATCATGTCAAGTGGTAGCTGGGCAGGAAAGATTCCGGGAACAGAACCGACTGGATTTAGCGCATGGTCGAAGGAGTTTTTACAGACAGCTCATGGTGGGAATTGGTTACAGGCCGGAGAAGTGGACCTCGCTGATTTAGATAGTAAAGGTTTAGAAGTTCTTCTAGATGAAGGAGCTACAAAGGGAACAAATCTGGATGCTCTTCGTGTGAACCTTCCGCAAAAAGAACTGATCATTAATACGCCAGCAAGTGGTTCCACTGAATATCACAGTGGAAGTGGAAATGATTTAAACCATTATCTACAGACAAATGTTGACCTAACAAATGCTGCAAATGGTGAGCTCAATTTTAAAGCATGGTATCAAATCGAAAAGGATTGGGACTACGGCTCAGTCATGGTAAATGACGGAAGTGGATGGGTATCGATCCCAGGTAATATCACAACAACAGAAAATGAATTTGACCAAAATCCTGGCCATGGAATTACAGGATCTTCTAATGGCTGGGTGGATGCTAGCTTTGACCTAAGTGCTTATGCTGGAAAAGAAATTCAAGTAGGAATCAACTATTGGACCGACGGATTTGTAGCCGAACCCGGCTTATACGTTGATGATGTTCAAGTAGTAATCGATGGATCAGAAGTGTTATTCGATGATGCTGAGGGAGAAGCTCAGATGGATCTAGATGGTTTTACTAAAACGGATGGTAAGCTATACAGTGATCACTACTACTTATTAGAATGGAGAACCCATAACGGCGTGGACGAAGGATTAGCGCATATTAAACGCGGCAACAGCATCATGGAATTTAATGAAGGATTAATCGTTTGGTATGTAGATGATAGCTATGACAACAATTGGACTGGAGCCCATCCGGGTGATGGATTTCTTGGTGTAGTAGATGCCGATCAAAAAGCTCAATATTGGAGTGATGGATCGCTTGGAGCGAGTCGTTATCAAGTGCATGATGCGGCATTTAGCTTGAATAAATCAAATAAAATGTTTATAGACTATAAGGATCTTCTTGGCACTACAATGAAAGATAATTATACAAAACGGAACCCTCTCTTTAATGATAGCAATAACTACTTAAATACTGAGCTTCCTGATGCAGGACGAAACATTCCAAATTATGGAGTGAAATTCCGTGTTACAGGTGAGAGTACAGATGGAAAAGTGGGAAAAGTATTGCTATTCAAGTAA